In the Sediminibacter sp. Hel_I_10 genome, one interval contains:
- a CDS encoding ParB/RepB/Spo0J family partition protein — protein MTTKASTTKKRSRAKSIVKKEVNGMEASALQIQNLAIGKIKPDPEQPRKTFSEDALQQLAESIDKHGVLQPITVRQLNEHYVIVMGERRYRASMLAGKNTIPCIVRTYKNIDVLEVQIIENLQRQDVEPTEEAEAIAYLREKYAPTEIAKRLGRTDNFIRQRLKLAGLIEGFKHFVRNGEMTISLGVGVALFVPEEQQMMLETMGKDFNAHQINRMIKDQTYDLEKVSFDVTDKKLVPKAGSCVECPFNAANQGNLFGDGKMVCTKSSCYESKKNKSFLNLIEKSKKENVLLIPEIRKYWADDERNQLVISQLEKNGLKVYLLDDVEIIEKPIQPTLEAVKEEYQNYDYNEDELKEEFDEATKTYNEELEKYNSATANGFRNGIVFHPESYIHKEVYLKVLEKSEDESEVCSVPLSNRKMDDCTPDEQIIKINEREIRKKQIENNRLFEEVVGMIRETKYIETKKTLSVDEMVAFSISLYENNVDYCSQQKHFTGLLGNTSKMSKVEIVENFKKKFKKEIFHKLIRYMLTKQVHFGESNHINNLTNVSFYNAIQGYHKTKITDIEREYVEKRDTREERLKERIAILEKEIQELTA, from the coding sequence ATGACAACAAAAGCGAGTACCACAAAGAAGCGCAGTAGAGCGAAATCTATTGTCAAAAAAGAAGTGAATGGAATGGAAGCATCCGCACTTCAAATTCAGAACCTGGCTATAGGCAAAATAAAGCCCGACCCAGAACAACCAAGAAAAACTTTTAGCGAGGATGCATTACAGCAGCTTGCAGAGAGTATCGATAAGCACGGTGTATTACAACCGATTACGGTAAGGCAACTAAATGAACATTATGTCATCGTGATGGGCGAACGTCGGTATCGTGCAAGTATGCTGGCAGGGAAAAATACCATACCCTGTATTGTGAGGACTTATAAGAACATTGATGTTCTGGAGGTACAAATCATCGAAAATCTGCAAAGACAGGATGTTGAGCCTACCGAAGAAGCCGAGGCGATTGCCTATCTAAGAGAAAAATATGCGCCTACTGAAATTGCCAAACGATTGGGCAGAACGGATAACTTTATCAGACAACGCTTAAAGCTCGCAGGTTTGATAGAAGGCTTTAAACACTTTGTCCGCAATGGCGAAATGACCATTTCCTTGGGTGTAGGTGTCGCGCTCTTTGTACCTGAAGAACAGCAGATGATGTTGGAAACGATGGGCAAGGATTTCAATGCGCACCAGATAAACAGGATGATTAAAGACCAGACCTATGATTTGGAAAAAGTATCCTTTGATGTAACCGACAAAAAATTAGTGCCGAAAGCAGGGTCTTGTGTCGAATGTCCGTTCAACGCAGCCAATCAAGGGAATCTATTTGGGGATGGAAAGATGGTCTGTACAAAATCATCTTGTTACGAATCCAAGAAAAACAAATCGTTCTTAAACCTGATTGAAAAATCAAAGAAAGAAAATGTACTGTTGATTCCTGAAATACGAAAGTATTGGGCAGATGATGAACGTAATCAGCTGGTCATTTCACAGCTAGAGAAAAATGGTTTGAAGGTCTATTTGCTAGACGATGTTGAAATCATTGAAAAACCGATTCAGCCCACATTGGAAGCCGTAAAAGAAGAATATCAGAATTACGACTACAATGAAGACGAGCTAAAAGAAGAATTTGACGAGGCTACCAAGACCTATAACGAGGAATTGGAAAAGTACAATTCGGCTACAGCGAATGGATTTAGAAATGGCATCGTTTTTCATCCTGAATCATACATACACAAAGAAGTGTATTTGAAAGTACTCGAAAAATCTGAAGATGAAAGCGAAGTGTGTTCCGTACCATTATCGAACAGAAAAATGGATGATTGTACACCAGATGAACAAATCATCAAAATTAACGAAAGGGAAATCCGGAAGAAGCAAATCGAGAACAACAGACTGTTTGAAGAAGTTGTCGGAATGATTCGAGAGACAAAGTACATCGAGACCAAAAAAACGCTTTCGGTGGACGAAATGGTCGCCTTTTCAATTTCGCTCTACGAAAACAATGTGGACTACTGTAGTCAACAAAAGCACTTTACAGGATTATTGGGCAATACGTCAAAGATGTCCAAAGTTGAAATCGTCGAAAATTTCAAGAAAAAGTTCAAGAAAGAAATCTTTCATAAGCTTATACGGTATATGCTCACAAAACAAGTACATTTTGGAGAAAGTAATCATATCAACAACTTAACGAATGTATCATTCTACAATGCCATACAAGGATATCATAAAACCAAGATTACCGATATCGAAAGGGAATATGTCGAAAAAAGAGATACCCGTGAAGAACGTTTGAAAGAGCGAATAGCAATTCTTGAAAAAGAAATTCAGGAATTGACAGCGTAG
- a CDS encoding DUF932 domain-containing protein has product MYLQNLQQDEIFVSNEMKSLRSITQMESRRGLENAIISNGKIVNVVSNSYGHIPNQLFFKKAEEMLTDAQLNFHKRTINKNDRSFITDFIIDDKSQFTVKNVKDLILPMLRFKNSYDGSEKTSGHFGFYREVCSNGLHVSQAEIEFSIKHSKNNTHLIMPRLNNLFDKFLDNEFYTIIKKFDKMKEFKIIDTQEFVKAILDKTKLFRYECSDKNSDPSKKSREVIEILNYEALLLNEKPNLWLGYNAFNSVLHNVLKKSFGQQERLDKKLFDEVYAMA; this is encoded by the coding sequence ATGTATTTACAAAATTTACAACAAGATGAAATCTTCGTTTCCAATGAAATGAAGTCTTTGAGAAGTATAACTCAAATGGAATCCAGAAGAGGGCTTGAAAACGCCATAATTTCCAATGGTAAAATTGTCAACGTAGTCTCGAACAGCTATGGCCATATTCCAAATCAACTGTTTTTCAAAAAAGCCGAGGAAATGTTGACCGATGCACAACTGAACTTTCATAAGCGAACTATCAACAAGAATGACAGGTCGTTTATTACTGACTTTATCATCGACGACAAAAGCCAGTTTACCGTGAAGAACGTTAAAGATTTGATACTACCAATGCTTCGGTTTAAAAACTCGTATGACGGTAGCGAAAAAACTTCTGGGCACTTCGGGTTCTATAGAGAAGTGTGTTCTAATGGTCTGCACGTTTCTCAGGCAGAAATAGAGTTTTCCATCAAGCACAGTAAGAACAATACACACTTGATTATGCCAAGGTTGAACAATCTCTTCGATAAATTTTTGGACAATGAATTCTATACCATTATCAAGAAATTCGACAAGATGAAGGAATTTAAAATCATCGATACACAGGAATTTGTAAAGGCGATTCTTGACAAAACGAAACTGTTCCGGTATGAATGTAGCGACAAAAACAGCGACCCGTCGAAAAAATCTCGTGAGGTCATAGAAATCTTGAACTATGAAGCCTTGTTGCTCAATGAAAAACCAAATCTGTGGTTAGGTTACAATGCGTTTAATTCAGTACTTCATAATGTCTTAAAGAAAAGCTTTGGCCAACAAGAACGGTTGGATAAGAAATTGTTCGATGAAGTCTATGCAATGGCATAA
- a CDS encoding TolC family protein — translation MNKYIVSVICGCLFFVNGFSQDKNIGELLNEIEQNNTELKSYQSFIESQQLENRSNNNLPDPQLSGFYLPFGDNATGDYTEYQLSQSFEFPTVYAARGKWNESKSQQLAAAYANKRLEVLLKAKNTLLELAFLQKRKAIETERKTQSKQVFDQIQKLFDAEQVGILDLNKAKIAWIQEQFVVEQIESEIQILLSKLKTLNGGNVIDGVTSGIALPIAVGTVESLWLGKLAKDPLLQELKANETSSLQKVTLEKNKVLPNLALGYNYQGVSGSNYSGFYGGVSIPLWSSKNKVKAAEANYEYQQSNTQVVTTSLYTQFQETYNRYELMLEKFNEYQTTMSNLNSEQLLFKAYMLGEYSFMDYYVELQFYRNASDKMLQMEKELQLLQAQLLKHQL, via the coding sequence ATGAATAAATACATCGTGTCCGTAATTTGCGGATGCCTGTTCTTTGTTAATGGTTTCTCGCAGGATAAAAACATTGGGGAACTGCTTAACGAAATAGAACAGAACAACACAGAGTTAAAAAGCTATCAATCATTTATTGAAAGCCAACAACTCGAAAACAGGAGCAACAACAATTTGCCCGACCCACAGCTTTCTGGTTTTTATTTGCCATTTGGCGATAATGCAACTGGAGATTATACCGAATATCAACTATCCCAATCTTTTGAATTCCCAACGGTATATGCTGCACGTGGCAAATGGAACGAATCTAAATCGCAACAGTTAGCGGCAGCCTACGCTAACAAGAGGCTGGAAGTCTTATTAAAAGCAAAGAACACGCTTTTAGAACTTGCTTTCTTGCAAAAGCGAAAAGCTATTGAAACGGAAAGAAAAACCCAGAGCAAACAGGTTTTTGACCAAATCCAAAAACTTTTTGATGCAGAACAAGTTGGGATTTTAGATTTGAATAAAGCAAAAATTGCTTGGATTCAAGAGCAGTTTGTCGTGGAACAGATTGAAAGCGAAATCCAAATTTTGCTATCCAAACTTAAAACGTTGAATGGAGGCAATGTAATTGATGGTGTTACATCAGGAATTGCATTACCTATCGCAGTCGGTACGGTAGAAAGCCTCTGGCTGGGAAAATTAGCAAAAGACCCTTTGCTACAAGAGTTAAAGGCCAATGAGACATCTTCACTTCAAAAAGTGACTTTAGAAAAGAACAAAGTGCTACCAAATCTCGCACTTGGTTATAATTATCAAGGCGTTAGCGGTAGTAATTATTCTGGTTTTTATGGCGGTGTTTCAATTCCACTTTGGAGTAGCAAGAACAAAGTAAAAGCTGCCGAAGCAAATTATGAGTATCAACAGTCCAACACGCAGGTAGTTACCACTTCGCTTTATACACAATTTCAAGAAACCTATAATCGATACGAATTGATGCTCGAAAAATTTAATGAGTATCAAACCACTATGAGCAATTTAAATAGCGAGCAACTGCTATTTAAGGCTTATATGTTGGGCGAGTATTCGTTTATGGATTATTACGTGGAGCTTCAGTTTTATCGGAATGCATCAGATAAAATGCTGCAAATGGAAAAGGAACTGCAACTGCTTCAAGCACAATTATTAAAACATCAGTTATAA
- a CDS encoding efflux RND transporter periplasmic adaptor subunit translates to MKYILIVLAFLAMSCNKAEDAHAHNPDGSHEGEEIPRLDHTIWTDNTELFVEFPALIVGNPSRFAAHFTVLDKHQPVREGSVTVSLIKGDNGIRNTAEAPSSPGIFSPTIQPKEAGSYQLVFELKTPDYSDKITIDDVTVYANADEAIKALGAAEDDGSISFLKEQAWKIDFQTAPVVSGKIYDVINTSGVWMPSPGSVKSLAAKSNGVVDFKVSNLTEGTAVKKGQLLMSLNSQGLASNNLSTDIASAKAKYQQTKSEYDRKKELYESKIVPKSEFEKVESSFEIAKANYQSLVSGVSGGSKQIRAPFDGFIKSITVSNGDYVEQGVALVTVGTHQSRVLKAQLAPNYGLTMGNVQGIWYQDNDNLWKDATDAEGKILSIGKDVERENPLISVFAEVNATVGMPIGSLTPVQIAMGNATQNTMIPVNALLEDYGSYSVIVQLSGESFERRPVKIGKRNGENVEILEGLQVGEVVVTTGAYQVKMASVSGSTRAHGHEH, encoded by the coding sequence ATGAAATATATACTCATAGTGCTTGCCTTTTTGGCAATGTCTTGTAACAAGGCAGAAGACGCACACGCACACAATCCCGATGGTAGCCACGAAGGAGAAGAAATTCCACGCTTGGACCACACCATTTGGACAGACAACACAGAATTATTCGTAGAATTTCCAGCCTTAATCGTTGGAAATCCAAGCAGATTTGCAGCCCACTTTACTGTGTTGGACAAGCATCAGCCTGTTCGTGAAGGTTCGGTTACGGTTAGTTTGATTAAAGGCGATAATGGTATTCGCAATACTGCCGAAGCACCTTCATCACCAGGCATATTTTCGCCTACCATTCAACCGAAAGAAGCGGGTAGTTACCAACTTGTTTTTGAATTGAAAACGCCAGACTATTCAGATAAAATAACGATTGATGATGTTACGGTTTATGCTAATGCAGATGAAGCCATAAAAGCTTTGGGTGCAGCCGAAGATGATGGGAGCATTTCGTTTTTGAAAGAACAAGCTTGGAAAATCGATTTTCAAACCGCACCTGTGGTTTCAGGTAAAATTTACGATGTCATCAACACCTCTGGTGTTTGGATGCCCTCGCCCGGTTCTGTAAAGTCCTTGGCAGCAAAATCCAATGGGGTGGTAGATTTTAAAGTAAGTAATCTCACGGAAGGCACAGCAGTAAAAAAAGGTCAGCTCTTAATGAGTTTGAATAGCCAAGGTTTGGCATCCAATAATTTGAGTACGGATATCGCTTCCGCGAAAGCGAAATACCAACAGACCAAATCTGAATATGACCGAAAGAAAGAGCTATACGAATCCAAAATAGTCCCGAAATCTGAATTTGAAAAAGTAGAAAGCAGTTTTGAGATAGCCAAAGCCAACTATCAATCATTGGTATCTGGTGTTTCGGGCGGAAGCAAACAAATCCGCGCCCCTTTTGATGGCTTTATCAAATCCATAACAGTTTCAAATGGCGATTACGTAGAACAAGGCGTTGCGCTTGTGACCGTTGGAACGCATCAATCCAGAGTTTTAAAAGCGCAGTTAGCACCCAACTACGGACTTACGATGGGTAATGTACAAGGTATATGGTATCAGGATAATGATAACCTTTGGAAAGACGCAACTGATGCCGAGGGCAAAATCCTTTCGATTGGAAAGGACGTGGAACGTGAAAACCCTTTGATTTCTGTTTTTGCAGAAGTCAATGCCACCGTCGGTATGCCAATAGGAAGTCTAACACCTGTTCAGATAGCGATGGGAAATGCCACCCAAAATACAATGATACCTGTAAATGCCTTATTGGAAGACTATGGAAGCTATTCCGTTATCGTTCAACTATCAGGCGAAAGTTTTGAAAGACGACCTGTTAAGATTGGAAAGCGCAATGGCGAAAATGTAGAGATACTGGAAGGTCTGCAAGTTGGCGAAGTGGTGGTAACTACAGGAGCATATCAAGTTAAAATGGCTTCAGTGTCGGGTTCAACACGTGCACACGGTCACGAACATTAA
- a CDS encoding efflux RND transporter permease subunit yields MLNKILSISLQNRLLILLGAVAFSVLGVYYARTMNVDVFPDLTAPTVTILTEAHGMESEEVEKLVTYQLETAMNGSPNVRRIRSSSAAGVSIVWVEFEWGTDIYRARQIVSERIPMVRENLPEGIGAPTMAPISSIMGEIMLLGVTSDSLSPMELRTLSDWTIRPRIKAIGGIANVVVIGGDYKQYQVFANPEKMKYYDVSLSELVEHVKEANKNAPGGVINQYGNQYIIKGSGRAYALEDLQEAVLKQVNGQTIKIKDVATVQIGAADKIGDGSLNAKPAVILTISKQPDVNTLELTDRLDEAIADLETTLPKGVNIKSQIFRQSDFIDASISNLNQTLLEGAFFVMIILFIFLMNWRTTLISLLAIPISLLVSIIILKWLGYTINTMSLGGMAIAIGALVDDAIIDVENVYKRLRENIRKPKAERQSTITVVRDASVEIRSSIIIATLIIIVSFVPLFFLSGMEGRLLQPLGIAFVTSVLTSLIVAVTVTPILCSYLLDNEKLLNKQAEGTRVERWLQKHYGNLLVRATKIPKTIIGVTVIAFVLSLLVVTQLGRSFLPEFNEGSLVISVVGPPGMSLQESNKTGKLIETLLLDMPEVEVVTRRQGRAELDEHAQGVNASEIDVPFVLENKTKEEFFEEVRNKLSIAPGVNITLGQPIAHRIDHMLSGTRANIAIKIFGSDLQRLFEVGKSVEQNIKNIEGLADVAVDQQIEVPQIRIKPKRQILSAYGMTVGNLMEQVDIAFAGEEAGEIYEGQQYFDLVVRYEKPFRDNIENITNTLISLPNGGQSTLGELATVQSVSSPNTINREDVQRKIVVAANVQGRDLRGAVEEIKDVVSSNVNMPEGYRVQYGGQFESESKASQLLMITAIIAIAIIFLLLYYEFKDIKLAFVVLINLPLALIGGILIVYFTSGIISIAATIGFISLFGIATRNGILLVSRYEDLRKEGMQGFQLIKTGALDRLNPILMTAFTTGLALIPLALKGGEPGSEIQSPMAVVILGGLLSATILNLVVIPCVYQLVMKKEN; encoded by the coding sequence ATGTTAAACAAAATATTATCAATTTCACTTCAAAACAGATTGCTCATACTATTGGGAGCGGTTGCATTTAGTGTGTTGGGCGTGTATTATGCACGTACAATGAACGTCGATGTATTCCCAGACCTTACGGCACCAACGGTAACCATTCTTACCGAAGCACACGGAATGGAATCTGAAGAAGTAGAAAAATTAGTAACCTATCAACTGGAAACTGCAATGAACGGTTCGCCCAATGTGAGACGAATCCGTTCGTCATCGGCAGCAGGTGTTTCCATTGTTTGGGTAGAATTTGAGTGGGGAACCGATATTTATCGGGCACGACAAATTGTAAGTGAACGCATCCCGATGGTACGGGAAAATTTACCCGAAGGCATCGGTGCACCAACAATGGCACCTATTTCATCCATTATGGGCGAAATAATGTTATTGGGCGTAACGTCCGATAGTTTATCCCCTATGGAATTACGAACCTTATCAGATTGGACAATCAGACCACGCATTAAAGCGATTGGTGGTATCGCAAATGTGGTGGTTATCGGTGGCGATTATAAGCAATACCAAGTATTTGCCAATCCTGAAAAGATGAAGTATTACGATGTGAGCCTTTCTGAATTGGTAGAACACGTAAAGGAGGCAAACAAAAATGCCCCTGGTGGTGTGATAAACCAATATGGAAATCAATACATCATAAAGGGAAGCGGTAGAGCCTATGCATTGGAAGATTTACAAGAAGCTGTCCTAAAACAAGTGAATGGTCAAACTATTAAAATAAAAGATGTGGCAACGGTTCAAATAGGCGCTGCCGATAAAATTGGCGATGGTTCATTAAATGCAAAACCTGCGGTTATTTTAACCATTTCAAAACAACCCGATGTGAACACATTGGAGTTGACTGACCGATTGGATGAAGCGATTGCGGACTTGGAAACAACCTTGCCAAAAGGTGTCAACATCAAAAGTCAAATCTTTAGACAGTCCGATTTTATTGATGCTTCCATCAGTAATTTGAATCAAACTTTGTTAGAAGGTGCATTTTTTGTAATGATTATCCTGTTCATCTTTTTAATGAATTGGAGAACAACCTTAATTTCCTTGTTGGCGATTCCTATTTCATTGTTGGTGTCCATCATCATTTTAAAATGGTTGGGCTATACGATAAACACAATGAGTTTGGGCGGTATGGCCATTGCCATTGGTGCATTGGTGGATGATGCCATTATTGATGTGGAAAACGTCTATAAACGCTTACGCGAAAATATTAGAAAACCAAAGGCAGAACGTCAATCTACGATTACGGTCGTGCGAGATGCTTCCGTAGAAATACGAAGCTCAATCATCATCGCAACCTTGATTATTATTGTGTCTTTTGTACCGTTATTCTTTTTAAGCGGAATGGAAGGACGTTTGTTGCAACCGCTGGGAATAGCATTTGTAACATCTGTTTTAACCTCATTAATTGTCGCTGTAACGGTAACACCAATTTTGTGTTCTTATTTATTGGATAATGAAAAACTACTCAATAAACAAGCAGAAGGTACTCGTGTGGAACGTTGGCTACAGAAACATTATGGCAACCTCTTGGTGCGTGCGACTAAAATACCCAAAACCATTATAGGCGTAACGGTCATTGCATTTGTATTAAGTCTCTTGGTTGTAACGCAATTGGGAAGAAGTTTCCTGCCAGAATTTAATGAAGGCTCTTTGGTCATTAGTGTGGTTGGTCCGCCCGGAATGTCTTTGCAAGAAAGCAATAAGACTGGAAAGTTGATAGAGACCCTATTACTGGATATGCCCGAAGTGGAAGTCGTAACCCGAAGACAAGGTCGTGCCGAACTGGACGAACACGCACAAGGCGTTAATGCTTCTGAAATTGATGTTCCTTTTGTCCTCGAAAACAAAACCAAAGAAGAATTTTTTGAAGAAGTCCGAAATAAATTGAGCATCGCACCTGGTGTCAATATTACCTTGGGACAACCAATCGCACACCGTATTGACCATATGCTTTCGGGTACGCGTGCCAATATTGCCATCAAGATTTTTGGGTCAGATTTACAGCGTCTTTTTGAAGTTGGAAAAAGTGTTGAGCAGAACATCAAGAATATTGAAGGATTGGCAGATGTTGCGGTTGACCAACAAATTGAAGTACCGCAAATACGCATCAAACCCAAACGCCAGATTCTTTCGGCTTATGGAATGACCGTTGGTAATTTAATGGAACAGGTGGACATTGCTTTTGCAGGCGAAGAAGCAGGCGAGATTTATGAAGGACAACAGTATTTTGATTTGGTGGTTCGTTATGAAAAACCGTTTCGGGATAATATTGAAAACATCACAAATACTTTAATCAGTTTGCCAAATGGTGGTCAGAGCACTTTGGGCGAATTGGCAACCGTGCAATCCGTGAGTAGTCCAAACACCATTAATCGTGAAGATGTGCAACGTAAAATTGTGGTCGCTGCCAATGTGCAAGGCAGAGACTTACGTGGTGCTGTAGAAGAAATCAAAGACGTGGTTTCAAGTAACGTGAATATGCCAGAAGGCTATCGTGTGCAATATGGCGGACAGTTTGAAAGTGAATCCAAAGCTTCACAATTGCTTATGATAACTGCAATTATTGCCATAGCAATCATTTTCCTTTTGCTGTATTATGAGTTCAAGGATATAAAATTGGCATTTGTCGTATTGATAAACCTGCCTTTGGCACTAATTGGTGGAATTTTGATTGTGTATTTCACATCGGGAATTATCAGTATTGCCGCAACCATAGGATTTATAAGTCTCTTTGGGATTGCTACTCGTAATGGTATTTTATTGGTATCACGATATGAAGATTTAAGAAAAGAAGGAATGCAAGGGTTTCAGTTGATAAAAACAGGAGCATTAGATAGATTGAATCCAATTTTAATGACAGCTTTTACAACAGGCTTGGCATTAATTCCATTAGCTTTAAAAGGTGGCGAACCGGGTAGTGAAATACAAAGCCCAATGGCGGTAGTTATATTAGGTGGTTTGTTATCTGCTACTATTTTGAATTTGGTAGTTATTCCTTGTGTTTATCAATTAGTTATGAAAAAAGAAAATTAG
- a CDS encoding DUF6577 family protein gives MPKIVENKLIEAFKEQSSFDRDQLFQFYLNLEPDLKESTFSWRIYDLKKKDIIKTIGRGLYVISYKPKYRPVLSDSVLKIASKTNERFKEIQYAIWENQWLNEFTQHQVSNQMIIVEVEKEFTESLYYYLNDSLKMDFFLNPDDKEIEFYISESAVPVVIKRLVTRAPISKLKDKKNVVPIATLEKIMVDLFADENLFHFYQGSELINIYEKILERYSINFTKLFSYAKRRKKEQEIKQFMNNHIPNILEDIIND, from the coding sequence ATGCCAAAGATTGTAGAAAATAAGCTTATAGAAGCATTTAAAGAGCAAAGTTCTTTTGATAGGGACCAGCTATTTCAGTTCTATTTGAACCTTGAACCGGATTTGAAGGAAAGTACATTTAGTTGGCGCATTTACGACCTGAAGAAAAAAGACATCATCAAAACTATTGGGCGTGGATTGTATGTTATATCCTATAAACCCAAGTATAGACCAGTACTGTCTGATAGTGTTCTAAAAATAGCAAGTAAGACCAATGAACGGTTTAAGGAAATCCAATATGCTATATGGGAAAACCAATGGCTCAATGAATTTACGCAGCATCAAGTATCCAATCAAATGATTATAGTAGAAGTGGAAAAGGAATTTACAGAATCACTATACTATTATCTAAACGATTCCTTGAAAATGGATTTTTTCTTGAATCCCGATGACAAGGAAATTGAATTCTACATTTCCGAGAGTGCTGTACCCGTGGTCATAAAACGTCTCGTTACAAGAGCTCCGATAAGTAAATTGAAAGATAAAAAAAATGTAGTTCCAATTGCCACGCTTGAAAAAATAATGGTGGACTTGTTTGCCGATGAAAACCTGTTCCATTTTTACCAAGGCTCTGAACTAATAAATATTTATGAAAAGATACTTGAGCGATACAGTATTAATTTCACAAAGCTCTTTAGCTATGCGAAAAGACGAAAAAAAGAACAGGAAATCAAGCAATTTATGAATAACCACATACCAAATATTTTAGAGGACATAATCAATGATTGA
- a CDS encoding nucleotidyl transferase AbiEii/AbiGii toxin family protein yields the protein MIENKSFTKEWLDIFRSKKEHKGINVTILEKMVHAFSLLENLKKEGLDFVFKGGTSLVLLLEEGNRFSIDIDIISSIKRDALEKILDTVVANSHFKSHTLNERRSYKEGVPKAHYTFEFDSVYNPNVPGTILLDILFDSPHYPELIESSIEIPWLLVNEPIISITTPSVNSICGDKLTAFAPETIGIPYYKGDQLFAMEICKQLFDLGKLFENITAMAMVKKSFSAFAKAELSYRSSEKDFSGRNLKETDVLWDAIDTCAIIAKRERNPTEETKKKFDELNRGIRSFGSAFLMTGNFRIEEALAASARVAYLNAILLQDEITEIEYYKGQDISELNIEKADWAFLNKLKRQPDKSIFYYWYKAVELL from the coding sequence ATGATTGAAAACAAAAGCTTCACAAAAGAGTGGCTGGATATTTTTCGGTCAAAAAAAGAACATAAAGGCATTAATGTGACCATTTTGGAAAAAATGGTTCACGCATTTTCATTGTTGGAAAATCTAAAAAAAGAAGGACTTGATTTTGTCTTTAAAGGCGGCACTTCACTCGTGCTTTTACTTGAAGAAGGCAATCGGTTTTCAATTGATATCGACATCATTTCAAGTATAAAACGTGACGCATTGGAAAAAATCCTTGATACAGTTGTTGCCAACTCACATTTTAAAAGCCACACTTTGAATGAACGCAGAAGCTACAAAGAAGGCGTGCCAAAGGCACATTATACTTTTGAATTTGATTCGGTTTATAACCCGAACGTTCCGGGAACCATTCTGTTGGATATTCTTTTTGACAGCCCGCATTATCCAGAGCTCATAGAATCTTCCATTGAAATTCCTTGGCTATTGGTTAATGAGCCTATAATATCAATTACAACACCTTCGGTAAATTCCATCTGTGGCGACAAGCTTACTGCTTTTGCGCCAGAGACCATCGGTATTCCATATTATAAGGGCGACCAGTTATTTGCAATGGAAATCTGTAAGCAATTGTTCGATTTAGGAAAGCTATTTGAAAACATTACGGCTATGGCAATGGTTAAAAAAAGCTTTTCAGCTTTTGCGAAAGCGGAACTATCATATCGCAGTTCGGAAAAAGATTTCAGCGGCAGAAACCTCAAAGAAACAGATGTGCTTTGGGATGCCATAGACACCTGTGCCATCATCGCCAAAAGGGAACGTAACCCAACCGAGGAAACAAAAAAGAAGTTTGACGAATTAAACCGTGGCATACGCAGTTTTGGAAGTGCGTTTTTGATGACGGGAAATTTCAGAATAGAGGAAGCCCTTGCAGCTTCGGCCAGGGTAGCTTATTTGAATGCTATATTGTTGCAAGATGAGATAACAGAAATTGAATATTACAAAGGACAAGACATAAGTGAACTTAACATTGAAAAAGCAGATTGGGCATTTTTAAATAAACTGAAAAGACAACCAGATAAAAGCATTTTTTATTATTGGTATAAGGCTGTGGAATTACTATAA